The following are encoded in a window of Rhodothermales bacterium genomic DNA:
- the cimA gene encoding citramalate synthase has product MATPIELFDTTLRDGTQGEHVALSARDKLRIAKRLDALGIDIIEGGWPGSNPKDQAFFDLARDVEWEHARLCAFGSTRRISNPPEQDANLLALLAAATPVVSIFGKSWTLHAEVALGVTLDENLELIRSSVAFLKGHGKQVVYDAEHFFDGYKAHPAYALQTLAAAADAGASVLVLCDTNGGTMPDEVFDIVKTVVGRFALPIGIHTHNDGACAAANTFMAVRAGARHVQGTVNGIGERCGNADLCAVIAGLQLKLGYDCVTDEQLAGLADISRFVYEVANLDPVDRAPYVGRSAFAHKGGVHVSAVMKDPRAYEHIAPEIVGNRRRVLVSDLSGQSNVRYKADELGIHIKDKEQAGRAVQRIKELEHLGYEFEGAEASFELLLRTIQGENTDYFVLDRLRVRNEKDGDGDAHSEATLVLNVGGCRTLNVAEGVGPVDAMSNAVREALRSFYPQLQRVRLSDYKVRVLTPEDGTGAKVRVLVEHHDDHRSWHTVGVSENILEASWQALFDGICYHLLVAGTPPHVRSDSPIEPAAPPELAVPQTTM; this is encoded by the coding sequence ATGGCTACACCGATTGAACTGTTCGATACCACGCTCCGGGACGGCACCCAGGGCGAGCATGTCGCGTTATCGGCGCGCGACAAGCTGCGTATTGCGAAACGATTGGACGCGCTGGGGATCGACATTATTGAAGGAGGATGGCCGGGTTCTAATCCGAAGGATCAAGCTTTTTTTGACCTCGCCCGCGACGTCGAGTGGGAGCACGCGCGCCTCTGCGCGTTCGGTTCGACGCGCCGCATCTCGAATCCGCCCGAACAGGATGCCAACCTGCTCGCGCTCCTGGCCGCCGCGACGCCGGTGGTTTCGATCTTTGGAAAGAGCTGGACGCTCCACGCCGAGGTGGCATTGGGCGTTACGCTGGACGAAAACCTGGAGCTGATCCGCTCCTCCGTGGCCTTCCTGAAGGGCCACGGCAAACAGGTCGTTTACGACGCCGAGCACTTTTTCGACGGGTATAAAGCCCATCCGGCATACGCCCTTCAGACCCTCGCCGCCGCCGCCGATGCCGGCGCGAGCGTACTGGTGCTGTGCGACACCAACGGCGGCACGATGCCGGATGAAGTGTTCGACATCGTGAAGACCGTCGTAGGCCGGTTCGCGTTACCGATCGGCATCCACACCCACAATGACGGCGCCTGCGCCGCGGCGAATACCTTTATGGCCGTACGCGCCGGCGCCCGCCACGTGCAGGGCACGGTGAACGGCATCGGGGAACGGTGTGGGAATGCGGATCTGTGCGCCGTGATTGCCGGGCTGCAGCTCAAGCTTGGGTACGACTGCGTGACCGACGAGCAGCTGGCCGGGCTGGCGGACATCAGCCGGTTCGTGTACGAGGTCGCCAACCTCGACCCTGTCGACCGGGCGCCGTACGTCGGCAGGAGCGCCTTCGCGCACAAGGGCGGGGTGCACGTGTCGGCCGTGATGAAGGACCCCCGCGCCTACGAACATATCGCGCCCGAGATCGTCGGCAACCGCCGGCGGGTGCTCGTTTCGGATCTCTCCGGCCAGAGCAATGTCCGCTACAAGGCCGATGAACTGGGGATCCATATTAAAGACAAGGAGCAGGCCGGCCGCGCCGTCCAGCGCATCAAAGAACTCGAACATCTGGGGTACGAGTTTGAAGGTGCCGAGGCGTCGTTCGAACTACTGCTACGTACGATTCAGGGCGAAAATACCGACTACTTCGTCCTCGATCGGCTCCGCGTCCGCAACGAAAAGGACGGCGATGGGGACGCCCACTCCGAGGCAACGCTCGTCCTGAACGTCGGCGGGTGCCGGACGCTGAACGTGGCCGAGGGCGTGGGCCCGGTAGACGCCATGTCGAATGCCGTTCGCGAGGCCCTGCGGTCCTTTTACCCGCAGCTGCAGCGCGTCCGGTTGTCCGATTACAAGGTGCGGGTGCTCACGCCGGAGGACGGCACGGGCGCCAAGGTCCGCGTGCTCGTCGAACACCACGATGACCACCGGAGCTGGCACACGGTCGGCGTCTCCGAAAACATCCTCGAGGCCAGCTGGCAGGCGCTGTTCGACGGCATCTGTTATCATCTCCTGGTGGCCGGCACGCCTCCTCATGTCCGTTCGGACAGTCCTATCGAGCCTGCGGCACCCCCGGAGCTGGCAGTGCCCCAGACGACGATGTAG
- the gltB gene encoding glutamate synthase large subunit translates to MNNDHLLPSEGLYDPAFEHDACGVGFICRMRGEGTHDVVDRALTMLCNLDHRGANGCDEASGDGSGILTQLPHGFLEASCREAGFALPAAGTYGAGAVFLPKDAEQRRYLMQLVESVILDEKLQFLGWRQVPTDNRTIGRTALEREPSVWQLFVGQGIEDLTSEAFERRLFVLRKVLEHAIRKTPADGANGFYICSLSSRTIVYKGMLTTQQLRDYFPDLADPRFVSRLALVHSRFSTNTMPQWALAQPFRAMCHNGEINTLRGNTNWMNARQAHFESPLFGNDIAKLLPLLEEGTSDSAVFDNAVEMLLHAGRPIPHAMMMMVPEAWEHHESMSDEKRAFYNFHSCVMEPWDGPATIPFTDGRYIGAVLDRNGLRPSRYVVTKDGLVVMSSETGVVNIDPSDIVQKGRLQPGRMFLIDLEENRIISDDEIKHRIASSQPYAFWVAENLKQAEDLGPIPPASSTIDADTLHRAQLAFGYTSEDLRMLMPPMIVDGKEALGSMGDDTPLAVLSENPRLLYDYFRQLFAQVTNPPLDAIREEIVTSMFTSLGAQENVLGEGPLHCRQLRLKGPIVSNELLARIAELDEPGFEVERLATLFPVARGGEGLLAALEVLCRQAASAVDAGKTLLVLSDRGVDADNAPIPALLATGAIHHHLIRTGRRTRCSLLIESGEPREVHHFCLLIGYGADIVNPYLALDAIPSILESTPGETPERGDAEWNYIHAVEKGVLKVMSKMGISTLQSYRGAQIFEAVGIGRSVIDAYFTKTPSRIGGITLDIIAEEVRLRHACAFEAASTASLAVMHVGGRYQWRRNGEHHNYNPQTIARLQQAVRQNDASSFAEFSGIANTEAREQGALRGLLKIRAGQKAIPIEEVEPWTEIVKRFKTGAMSYGSISSESHEALAIAMNRLGGRSNTGEGGEHPSRYDRTAPHRSRIKQVASGRFGVTMAYLASADEIQIKMAQGAKPGEGGQLPAEKVYPWIAQVRHSTPYVGLISPPPHHDIYSIEDLAQLIFDLKNANPEARISVKLVSEVGVGTIAAGVAKGKADVILISGADGGTGASPMTSLAHAGLPWELGLSETHQTLVRNGLRSRVRVECDGQLKTGFDVAVAALLGADEFGFATAPLVAMGCIMMRKCHLNTCPVGIATQDPELRAKFQGTPEHVIQFFHFVAEEVRAILAGLGFRSLDELVGRVDLLEQDIPAHRWKASHLDLSAVLMRLEVPRILADFQTNTQEHGIARVKDNELIARAAATLETGEKDAFSVTIENTDRAFGTMLSNAIVRRHGPAGLPDGTLTIDARGSAGQSFGAFSVAGLTLRVEGDANDYFGKGLSGARLIVYPPASATFAAEDNILIGNVALYGATSGEAFVRGRAGERFGVRNSGVRAVVEGVGDHGCEYMTGGCVVVLGTTGRNFAAGMSGGVAYVLDVDGTFASLHCNREMVDIETVETAADQAELRGLVERHAAYTGSVQARRLLAAWEQALPQFVKVMPVEYKRALKRMAAGEYATVEIRHVAA, encoded by the coding sequence ATGAACAACGACCACCTACTTCCCTCCGAAGGCCTATACGACCCTGCGTTTGAACATGACGCCTGTGGGGTAGGCTTCATTTGTAGGATGCGCGGCGAGGGAACGCATGATGTGGTGGACCGCGCGCTGACGATGCTCTGCAACCTCGATCACCGCGGCGCCAATGGGTGTGACGAGGCCTCGGGCGACGGCTCCGGTATCCTGACGCAGCTGCCGCATGGCTTCCTCGAGGCGTCCTGCCGCGAGGCCGGCTTCGCGCTTCCGGCCGCCGGCACGTATGGTGCCGGCGCGGTGTTTCTGCCAAAAGACGCCGAGCAGCGGCGTTACCTGATGCAGCTCGTGGAGTCGGTCATCCTGGACGAAAAGCTCCAATTCCTGGGCTGGCGACAGGTGCCAACCGACAACCGGACCATCGGGCGCACGGCCCTCGAACGCGAGCCATCCGTGTGGCAGTTATTCGTCGGCCAGGGTATTGAAGACCTCACGAGCGAAGCCTTCGAACGCCGGCTCTTCGTTCTCCGCAAAGTCCTCGAACACGCCATCCGTAAGACGCCGGCCGACGGCGCCAACGGGTTCTACATTTGCAGCCTCTCCAGCCGTACGATCGTCTACAAAGGGATGTTGACGACCCAGCAGCTGCGCGACTACTTCCCGGACCTCGCCGACCCGCGTTTCGTCAGCCGGCTGGCCCTCGTCCACTCCCGCTTCAGCACGAACACGATGCCGCAGTGGGCGCTCGCGCAGCCGTTCCGCGCGATGTGCCACAACGGAGAGATCAACACGCTCCGTGGCAACACAAACTGGATGAACGCCCGCCAGGCGCACTTCGAGTCCCCGCTCTTCGGCAACGACATCGCCAAGCTCCTCCCGCTCCTGGAAGAAGGCACGAGCGACTCCGCCGTGTTCGATAACGCCGTCGAGATGCTCCTTCATGCCGGCCGGCCCATCCCGCACGCCATGATGATGATGGTGCCGGAAGCGTGGGAGCACCACGAGTCGATGTCCGATGAAAAACGCGCGTTTTACAACTTCCATAGCTGCGTGATGGAGCCGTGGGACGGGCCGGCTACGATCCCGTTTACCGACGGCCGGTACATCGGCGCGGTGTTGGACCGCAACGGCCTCCGCCCCTCCCGCTACGTGGTCACGAAGGACGGCCTGGTCGTCATGTCCTCCGAGACCGGCGTCGTCAACATCGACCCGTCGGACATCGTCCAGAAGGGCCGGCTCCAGCCCGGGCGCATGTTCTTGATCGACCTGGAGGAGAACCGGATCATCTCGGACGACGAGATCAAGCACCGCATCGCGTCGTCCCAGCCGTATGCCTTCTGGGTCGCCGAAAACCTCAAGCAGGCCGAAGACCTGGGGCCGATTCCGCCGGCGTCCAGCACCATCGACGCCGACACGCTCCACCGCGCCCAGCTCGCGTTTGGCTACACGAGCGAAGACCTGCGCATGCTGATGCCGCCGATGATCGTGGACGGCAAGGAAGCCCTCGGCTCCATGGGCGACGACACGCCGCTGGCGGTGCTCTCCGAAAACCCGCGCCTGTTGTACGACTACTTCCGCCAGCTCTTCGCGCAGGTCACGAACCCGCCGCTGGATGCCATTCGGGAGGAGATCGTGACGTCGATGTTCACCAGCCTCGGCGCGCAGGAAAATGTGCTGGGCGAGGGGCCGCTCCACTGCCGGCAACTCCGCCTGAAGGGGCCGATCGTCTCCAATGAACTGCTCGCCCGGATCGCGGAACTCGACGAGCCGGGCTTTGAGGTAGAGCGGCTCGCAACGCTGTTCCCCGTCGCCCGCGGCGGCGAGGGCCTCCTGGCGGCGCTCGAAGTCCTCTGCCGGCAGGCCGCGTCCGCGGTCGATGCCGGGAAGACGCTCCTGGTGCTCTCCGACCGTGGGGTGGATGCCGACAACGCGCCGATCCCGGCGCTTCTTGCCACGGGCGCCATCCACCATCATCTGATTCGGACGGGCCGGCGGACCCGCTGCAGTCTGCTCATCGAGAGCGGCGAGCCGCGCGAAGTCCACCACTTCTGCCTGCTGATCGGCTACGGGGCCGATATCGTCAACCCCTACCTCGCGCTGGACGCGATCCCCTCCATCCTTGAATCGACCCCGGGCGAGACGCCCGAACGGGGCGATGCCGAGTGGAATTACATCCACGCCGTCGAGAAAGGCGTCCTCAAAGTGATGTCCAAGATGGGCATAAGCACGCTACAGAGCTACCGCGGCGCGCAGATCTTCGAGGCCGTGGGCATCGGTCGAAGCGTTATCGACGCGTACTTCACCAAGACGCCGTCCCGGATCGGCGGCATCACGCTGGACATTATCGCGGAAGAGGTGCGTCTCCGCCATGCGTGCGCCTTCGAGGCGGCGTCGACCGCGTCCCTTGCGGTCATGCATGTCGGCGGCCGCTACCAGTGGCGTCGCAACGGCGAACACCACAACTACAATCCGCAGACAATCGCGCGACTGCAGCAGGCCGTCCGCCAGAACGACGCCTCGTCATTCGCAGAGTTTTCCGGGATCGCCAACACGGAAGCGCGGGAGCAGGGCGCCTTGCGCGGGCTGCTGAAAATCCGCGCCGGCCAGAAGGCCATCCCGATCGAGGAGGTCGAACCCTGGACGGAGATCGTGAAGCGGTTCAAGACCGGCGCGATGTCGTACGGATCGATCAGCTCGGAATCCCACGAGGCGCTCGCGATCGCCATGAACCGCCTCGGCGGCCGCAGCAACACGGGCGAGGGGGGCGAACATCCGTCGCGGTACGACCGTACGGCCCCGCACCGGAGCCGCATCAAACAGGTCGCCTCGGGTCGTTTCGGCGTCACGATGGCGTATCTGGCGAGTGCGGACGAGATCCAGATTAAGATGGCCCAGGGCGCGAAGCCCGGGGAAGGCGGGCAGCTGCCCGCTGAAAAGGTGTACCCGTGGATCGCCCAAGTGCGGCACTCTACGCCTTATGTCGGCCTCATCTCACCGCCGCCGCATCACGACATCTATTCGATCGAGGACCTCGCGCAGCTGATCTTCGACCTGAAAAACGCCAACCCCGAGGCCCGCATCAGCGTCAAGCTCGTGTCTGAAGTCGGCGTCGGCACGATCGCCGCCGGCGTCGCCAAGGGCAAGGCGGATGTGATCCTGATCAGCGGCGCGGACGGCGGCACGGGTGCTTCGCCGATGACCTCGCTGGCCCACGCCGGGCTGCCGTGGGAGCTCGGGCTCTCCGAGACCCACCAGACGCTCGTCCGCAACGGCCTCCGGAGCCGCGTGCGCGTCGAGTGCGATGGCCAGCTGAAGACCGGATTTGACGTGGCCGTGGCGGCGCTGCTCGGGGCCGACGAATTCGGCTTCGCGACGGCGCCGCTGGTCGCGATGGGGTGCATCATGATGCGCAAGTGTCACTTGAACACCTGCCCCGTGGGCATCGCCACGCAGGACCCCGAGCTACGGGCGAAATTTCAGGGCACACCGGAGCACGTGATCCAGTTCTTCCATTTTGTCGCCGAGGAAGTGCGCGCCATCCTGGCCGGCCTGGGCTTCCGCTCGCTCGACGAACTCGTCGGCCGTGTGGATCTGCTCGAGCAGGACATCCCCGCGCACCGCTGGAAAGCCAGCCACCTGGATCTCAGCGCCGTCCTCATGCGGCTCGAAGTACCCCGGATCCTGGCGGATTTCCAGACCAACACGCAGGAGCATGGCATCGCCCGGGTGAAGGATAATGAGCTGATCGCACGCGCGGCCGCCACGCTCGAAACGGGTGAAAAGGATGCCTTCTCGGTGACGATCGAGAACACCGACCGCGCGTTCGGGACCATGCTCAGCAACGCCATCGTGCGCCGGCACGGCCCCGCGGGCCTGCCGGACGGCACGCTGACGATCGACGCCCGCGGCTCCGCTGGCCAGAGCTTTGGCGCCTTCTCCGTTGCAGGCCTGACGCTGCGCGTAGAAGGAGACGCCAACGACTACTTCGGCAAGGGCCTCTCGGGCGCCCGGCTGATCGTCTACCCGCCGGCCAGCGCCACCTTCGCGGCGGAGGACAATATCCTCATCGGCAACGTGGCCCTGTACGGCGCGACGAGCGGCGAGGCGTTTGTGCGTGGCCGAGCCGGCGAGCGGTTCGGCGTTCGTAACAGCGGCGTCCGCGCCGTCGTCGAGGGCGTGGGCGATCACGGGTGCGAGTATATGACCGGCGGATGTGTGGTCGTGCTGGGCACAACGGGGCGCAACTTCGCCGCCGGGATGAGCGGCGGTGTCGCCTATGTGCTGGATGTCGACGGGACGTTTGCGTCCCTCCACTGCAACCGCGAGATGGTGGACATCGAGACGGTGGAGACCGCGGCCGATCAGGCCGAGCTCCGAGGGCTCGTCGAGCGCCACGCCGCCTACACCGGCAGCGTCCAGGCCCGCCGGCTGCTGGCCGCGTGGGAGCAGGCGCTCCCGCAGTTTGTGAAGGTGATGCCGGTGGAGTACAAGCGCGCGCTCAAGCGGATGGCCGCCGGAGAATATGCGACCGTCGAAATCCGGCACGTGGCCGCTTAA
- a CDS encoding glutamate synthase subunit beta: protein MTKKNEDKSRGFLKYKREMPARRPVSERVLDSAEVYFPFPEEALKTQATRCMDCGVPFCQAGCPLGNRIPDWNHFVHLGNWKEAYDQLRMTNNFPEFTGRICPAPCESACVLGVIDSPVTIEQIEREIIEMAFKQGWVDAGTPAVRTGKHVAVVGSGPSGLAAADQLNRAGHWVTVFERDDRPGGLLQYGIPDFKLEKHVVERRIALMEQAGIVFKTGVHVGVGADGETLSAFDAVVLCIGATKPRDLPIPGRETDGIHFAWNYLWQQNKRVAGQPLDHVSPILAKDKHVIVIGGGDTGSDCIGTANRQQAASITQFEVLPMPPEGRPVHQPWPFYPMILRSSSSHEEGADRHWSVMTKYFETENGRVTALHTVKTEIQTGPDGRPKFVEIPGSEVRWPADLVLLAIGYTGPDPDGVVARLGVPLDGRGAIQTDGAYQTPVPGVFAAGDGRRGQSLVVWAISEGREAARAVDTYLVGSSRLPTKGGGDLPFVR from the coding sequence ATGACGAAGAAGAACGAAGATAAATCCAGAGGCTTTCTGAAGTACAAGCGGGAGATGCCGGCGCGGCGCCCCGTCAGTGAGCGCGTGCTGGATAGCGCCGAGGTCTATTTCCCCTTCCCGGAGGAGGCGCTCAAGACCCAGGCGACGCGCTGCATGGACTGCGGCGTTCCGTTTTGCCAGGCCGGCTGCCCCCTGGGCAACCGGATCCCGGACTGGAACCACTTTGTCCACCTCGGTAACTGGAAGGAAGCGTACGACCAGCTCCGAATGACGAACAACTTCCCCGAATTCACCGGTCGCATCTGTCCCGCGCCGTGTGAATCCGCCTGTGTGTTGGGCGTCATCGACTCGCCGGTCACGATCGAGCAGATCGAACGCGAGATCATCGAGATGGCGTTTAAGCAAGGATGGGTGGATGCCGGCACGCCGGCTGTTCGCACCGGCAAACACGTTGCCGTCGTGGGCTCTGGCCCCTCCGGCCTCGCCGCCGCCGACCAGCTCAACCGGGCCGGCCACTGGGTGACGGTGTTTGAACGGGACGACCGGCCGGGCGGACTCCTTCAGTACGGCATCCCCGACTTCAAACTAGAAAAACACGTCGTCGAACGCCGGATCGCGCTCATGGAACAGGCCGGCATCGTGTTCAAGACGGGGGTCCATGTGGGGGTGGGTGCCGATGGAGAGACGCTCAGCGCGTTTGATGCCGTCGTCCTGTGCATTGGCGCCACGAAACCGCGCGACCTGCCCATCCCCGGCCGCGAGACCGACGGCATCCACTTCGCGTGGAATTACCTCTGGCAGCAGAACAAACGTGTCGCCGGCCAGCCGCTGGACCACGTGTCGCCCATCCTGGCGAAGGATAAACACGTCATCGTCATCGGTGGCGGGGACACGGGCAGTGATTGTATCGGAACGGCGAACCGCCAGCAGGCAGCCTCTATCACCCAGTTCGAAGTCTTGCCGATGCCGCCGGAAGGCCGGCCCGTGCACCAGCCCTGGCCGTTTTACCCGATGATCCTTCGCTCCAGTTCGTCCCACGAAGAAGGGGCGGACCGGCACTGGTCGGTCATGACCAAATACTTCGAGACGGAAAACGGCCGCGTCACCGCACTGCATACGGTGAAGACGGAGATCCAGACCGGCCCCGACGGCCGGCCGAAGTTCGTCGAAATCCCGGGCTCGGAAGTCCGCTGGCCGGCCGACCTCGTGTTGCTCGCCATCGGCTACACCGGGCCCGATCCGGACGGCGTCGTCGCCCGGCTGGGCGTCCCGCTCGATGGACGAGGAGCCATCCAGACCGATGGCGCGTACCAGACTCCGGTGCCCGGCGTTTTCGCCGCCGGCGACGGCCGGCGCGGACAGTCCCTCGTCGTCTGGGCCATCTCCGAAGGCCGCGAGGCCGCCCGGGCGGTGGATACGTACCTCGTAGGTTCGAGCCGGCTGCCCACCAAGGGCGGCGGCGACCTGCCCTTTGTGCGGTGA
- a CDS encoding homoserine kinase: MTVFGPASLSNLGPGFDTIGLCLQADGLGDTVEAWLTDEPGVRVTIDPAGFGADLPLDPALNTAAVAARSVMIRTGQTAGIALHIHKGFAPGSGIGSSAASAVAGAWAANLLSGGLCSREDLVEAVLVGESLASGSRHGDNVLPALFGGLVLVSSFDPARYRKIDIPQDLWIAVVLPQVQVLTREARAILPAEVPLRSAVDNASALAFMVDAFRAGDWEEVGDWMMRDRIVEPVRATLLPCYDAVRMAALEAGAYGCALTGSGPAMFAITDNPLRAGAIQIAMEGASQRMGIGATGYVCRPHPGGVSRL, encoded by the coding sequence GTGACGGTGTTCGGACCGGCTTCCCTGTCCAATCTCGGCCCCGGATTCGACACCATCGGCCTCTGCCTGCAGGCGGATGGGCTGGGCGATACGGTCGAGGCATGGTTGACCGACGAGCCCGGCGTTCGCGTGACGATCGACCCCGCCGGCTTCGGGGCGGATCTTCCGCTCGACCCCGCGCTCAACACGGCCGCCGTCGCCGCGCGGTCGGTGATGATCCGGACGGGGCAGACGGCCGGCATCGCGCTCCACATCCACAAGGGCTTTGCACCCGGTTCAGGCATTGGCAGCTCCGCCGCCAGCGCCGTGGCCGGTGCCTGGGCGGCCAACCTGCTCTCCGGCGGCCTCTGCTCGCGTGAAGACCTTGTCGAGGCGGTGCTGGTAGGCGAGTCGCTCGCTTCGGGCAGCCGCCATGGCGACAACGTGCTGCCGGCGCTGTTTGGCGGCCTCGTGCTGGTGTCGTCGTTTGATCCGGCGCGTTACCGTAAAATCGATATCCCTCAGGATCTCTGGATCGCCGTCGTTCTCCCCCAGGTCCAGGTGCTCACGCGTGAGGCGCGGGCCATTCTGCCGGCGGAGGTGCCGCTTCGGAGCGCCGTCGACAATGCCTCGGCCCTCGCTTTTATGGTCGACGCCTTCCGGGCGGGCGACTGGGAGGAGGTGGGGGATTGGATGATGCGGGACCGGATCGTCGAGCCCGTCCGCGCCACGCTGCTGCCCTGCTACGATGCCGTCCGCATGGCCGCGCTGGAGGCCGGCGCCTATGGATGTGCCCTGACCGGCTCCGGGCCGGCGATGTTCGCCATCACCGACAACCCCTTGCGCGCCGGCGCCATCCAGATCGCGATGGAAGGCGCCAGTCAGCGGATGGGCATCGGGGCAACCGGCTACGTCTGCCGCCCGCACCCCGGAGGCGTGAGCCGTCTCTGA
- the thrC gene encoding threonine synthase, protein MPAVSMPFVSTRATGGPVVSFEKALLDGLAPDGGLYVPTRIPAIEPALWRGAGSMGDLASVVLERWVGDEFELGTLDALVRDALHFPIPLVPVAGGDYGEETFVLELFHGPTFSFKDFGARTMARAMAYFLRRRGRRLRILVATSGDTGSAVADGFAGLDTIDVVILYPKGKVSPIQERQLILKRPGVRALAIDGVFDDCQRLVKQAFLDPDLAAIPLSSANSINIGRLLPQMLYYLMAGAQGGLVAPTFCVPSGNLGNLTAGLLAYRSGMPTRGFIAAHNENDFFPRRLAGEEAAFGPSVATPSSAMDVGAPSNFERVQWLLDPAEQRRLIRGERVDNAATFASMQAVYRETRYLADPHTAVGFEAVRRWRAAGGEGPAIVLATAHPAKFVEIVEEALDITPAMPAGLAAFLEGETQFDTLPADYPAFKEFVMAL, encoded by the coding sequence ATGCCCGCTGTTTCCATGCCCTTTGTCAGCACCCGCGCCACCGGCGGCCCAGTCGTATCCTTTGAAAAGGCGCTCCTCGACGGCCTCGCGCCGGATGGCGGCCTCTACGTCCCGACCCGGATCCCGGCCATCGAGCCGGCCCTCTGGCGAGGGGCGGGATCGATGGGCGATCTGGCGTCGGTGGTGCTCGAGCGCTGGGTCGGCGATGAGTTTGAGCTCGGAACGCTGGACGCCCTGGTGCGTGATGCCCTCCACTTCCCCATCCCCCTCGTGCCCGTGGCCGGCGGCGACTACGGGGAGGAGACCTTTGTGTTGGAGCTGTTTCACGGGCCGACCTTCTCCTTCAAGGACTTCGGCGCACGGACGATGGCGCGGGCGATGGCGTATTTCCTGCGCCGCCGCGGCCGGCGGCTCCGCATCCTCGTCGCCACCTCCGGCGACACAGGCAGCGCCGTCGCCGACGGGTTCGCCGGCCTGGACACCATCGATGTCGTGATCCTCTACCCGAAAGGGAAGGTCAGCCCTATCCAGGAGCGCCAACTTATTCTGAAACGCCCCGGCGTGCGCGCCCTCGCCATCGATGGCGTGTTCGACGACTGCCAGCGGCTCGTTAAGCAGGCGTTCCTCGACCCCGACCTCGCGGCGATTCCCCTCTCTTCCGCGAACTCGATCAACATCGGGCGGCTACTGCCTCAGATGCTGTATTACCTGATGGCCGGGGCGCAGGGAGGCCTCGTCGCGCCGACGTTTTGTGTCCCGAGCGGCAACCTGGGCAATCTCACCGCCGGCCTGCTGGCCTATCGCAGCGGGATGCCCACGCGCGGTTTCATCGCAGCGCACAACGAAAACGACTTCTTCCCGAGGCGCCTCGCCGGTGAAGAGGCCGCGTTTGGCCCGTCCGTCGCGACACCGTCTAGCGCGATGGATGTAGGAGCGCCGAGCAACTTCGAGCGTGTCCAGTGGCTCCTCGATCCCGCCGAACAGCGGCGTCTCATCCGGGGGGAGCGGGTGGATAACGCCGCGACTTTCGCCTCCATGCAGGCGGTTTACCGGGAAACCAGGTATCTGGCCGATCCCCATACGGCCGTCGGGTTCGAAGCCGTCCGCCGCTGGCGCGCGGCGGGAGGGGAAGGACCGGCCATCGTGCTCGCCACGGCCCATCCGGCAAAATTCGTCGAAATCGTGGAAGAGGCGCTCGACATTACGCCGGCAATGCCTGCAGGGCTGGCGGCTTTCCTCGAGGGTGAGACGCAGTTCGATACCCTGCCGGCCGATTACCCGGCTTTTAAGGAGTTTGTGATGGCTCTCTGA